One Streptomyces umbrinus genomic window, TTCAGCGAGACGGTGTTCGTGGACGACCCCGAGCGCGGGGTCATCGACATCTACACCCCCAGTGTGCGGCTGCCCTTCGCCGGATACCCCTGTGTCGGAGCGGCCTGGCTGCTGGACGTACCCGAACTCGTCACGCCCGCGGGCGTGGTGGGCACTCGCCTCGACGGCGAGTTCAGCTGGATCGAGGCCCGCCCGGAGTGGCCGGAGCCGCGCACACTCCGCCGGTACGGCACGGCGGCCGAGGTCGACGCGCTGGAGGTGCCCCCACCAGGGGAGTGGCTCTACGCCTGGGCCTGGGAGGACGAGGCGGCCGGCCGGATCCGCGCCCGAGGCTTCCCCGGCCGCGGCGACGGCGTGCACGAGGACGAGGCCACAGGCGCCGCAGCCCTCCAACTGACAGCCCAACTGGGCCGAGCCCTGAACATCGTCCAGGGCACAGGCTCCCAACTCCTCACAGCCCCGCAGCCGGAGGGCTGGGTAGAGCTGGGTGGCAGGGTGTTCCTCGAACGCTGAGAACAGGGGCCGCGCCCCCGGCTTTTGCTTTTAGGGGCGCGGGGCTGTGTCAATTTGCGGCTCCGCCGCGTGGGCGCGACCAGCCCCCACTCACCCGCACCCAAAACTCAACCAACCCAGCGGAGCGCTCACGCACTGATGCGGAACTCTTCCCCCAAAGCAACAAAGACCGCGATGTTGAGCGCGAACGCCCGCTTGCACTCAGCAATGATCCGCTGCTTCTCCAGATCATCCGCAAGCACACCATCGAGCAACTCGCGATACCCCCGCTTGAACGCGGCAGGGTTCCCGATGTCCTCGAACACGTAGAACCGCACCCCGTCCCCCTTGCGGGCGAAGCCCCACGTCTGCTCGGCCTTGCTCCGCAGGACCTGGCCGCCGGAGAGGTCGCCGAGGTAACGGGTGTAGTGATGCGCCACGTACCCACCGGGCCACGTACGCGCGCACTCGGTGATCCGCGCCGTGTACTCCTCGGTCGCGGGCAGCGCCGTGACGCTCTCGCGCCACTCCGGGCCCCGCAGATGCGCGAGATCCCGCTCCAGCGCGGCCACCCGCACCAGCTCGGGGCGCAGGAACGGCCCCGCCACGGGATCGCCGACGAGCTCGCGCCCGCCTTCCTCCAGCGCCCGGTAGACGAACCACAGCTGCTCGGTGTACCGCGTGTACGCGTCCACGCCCAGCCTGCCGCCCAGCAACTCGCTCATGAACGTCGAGTCGTGCGCCTGCCCGTGCTGCTCGTGCGACGCGGTGCGGATGAGCGTCGAGAACGGTGTGCTCGACGAGTTCATGAAGACCTCCGGGGCCGAAGGGGGACGAGAGCCGGGCCCATCTTGTATGGTTAGGCTTACCTAAGTCAACAGGTTTCCCGACGCCCTGTCGGTAAAACCGTACCCCGAATCTCCATCCGGTCCACATGAAAAAGCCGCCCCTCTGTTCGAGCGGGCGGCTTGGTGCGGAACTTGGTCGGAAAAGGGCGGTTACGGCAGGGTCAGCACCTCGGCCCCGCTGTCCGTGACGACCAGCGTGTGCTCGAACTGTGCGGTCCGCCGCCGGTCCTTCGTCACGACGGTCCACCCGTCGTCCCACATGTCGTACTCGTGCGTGCCCAGCGTCAGCATCGGCTCGATCGTGAACGTCATCCCCGGCTGGATCAGGGTCGTCGCGTGCGGGCTGTCGTAGTGCGGGATGATCAGCCCCGAGTGGAACGACGAGTTGATGCCGTGCCCGGTGAAGTCCCGCACGACCCCGTACCCGAAGCGCTTCGCGTACGACTCGATGACCCGGCCGATGATGTTGATCTGCCGGCCGGGCTTGACGGCCTTGATGGCACGGTCGAGGGACTCACGGGTCCGCTCGACGAGCAGCCGCGACTCCTCGTCCACGTCGCCGACGAGGTACGTGGCGTTGTTGTCGCCGTGCACACCGCCGATGTACGCCGTCACGTCGAGGTTGATGATGTCGCCGTCCCGCAGGACAGTGGAGTCCGGGATGCCGTGACAGATGACCTCGTTCACGGAGGTGCACAGGGACTTCGGGAAGCCGCGGTAGCCGAGCGTGGACGGGTAGGCGCCGTGGTCGCACATGTAGTCGTGGGCGACCCGGTCCAGCTCGTCCGTGGTGACGCCGGGCGCGATGAGCTTCGCGGCCTCGGCCATCGCCCGGGCGGCGATCTGCCCCGCGACACGCATCGCCTCGACCGTCTCCGGGGTCTGGACCTCCCCTCCGGTGTACGGCGTGGGGGCGGGCTTGCCCACGTACTCGGGACGCCTGATGTTTCCCGGCACGGGACGGGTGGGAGAAAGCTCCCCTGGTACGAGCAGCGACTGGCCAGACATGCCAGCGAGTCTAACCAGCGCGTGGTGGGGGACGATGTCCCTGGCGAAAGGAGCCCCAGCCATGGCCCTGTTCAAGAAGCGGACCGTCGGGAAGCCGGGCGAGTGGTACTACTGCCTGGAGCACAAGAAGGTCGAAGAGGGTCCCGACTGCCCGGGCAAGGACCGCTTCGGCCCGTACGCGACCCGTGGCGAGGCGGAGCAGGCGATGGAGATCGCCCGCGAGCGCAATCTCGAGTGGGAGACCGACCCCCGCTGGCATGACTCCGCTGCGCGGGGCCCGGAAGACGACTGACGGCTCCGCCGGAGGGGTCGTGATGAACCTGCGGGTCCGTCGTGGCCGATCGCGCAGTTCCCCGCGCCCCTAAAAGCCAGGGGCGCGGGGCAGTGTCGATTTGCGGCTCCGCCGCGTGGGCGCGGCCGGCCCCCACCGGCCCGCAGCCAATTCACGCACCGGTAGTCGCCCCTTCCCGGGACTCCTTCAACCGCACCGCATGCTCATTCGTCCGCACGTCGTACGTCATGAGCTTCGGGAGGCACAGAGCCAACGCCCCCACCGCGGCCACGCACAGCACACCCCCGGCCCACACGGACCCCCGCACACCGATCCACGCGGCCATGCCACCGGCCCGTACCTGTCCCAGCTGAGGCCCCACCGAGTACGAGAGCAGCTCGATCCCCGCCAGCCGCCCCCGCAGCTCGTCCGGGATCGTCTGGTTCCACATCGCGGCACGGAAGATCCCGCTGACCATGTCGAAACAGCCGCCCAGCGCGAGGAACAGCAGGACCAGCCACACATCGTGAACGACCCCGGCGGCCACCATCGCGAGCCCCCAGAACGCCGCCGCCAGCACCACCATCCGCCCGTGCCGATGCACCCGGGACGTCCAGCCGCTCGTCAGGCTCACCAGCAGCGCCCCGGCGGGCAGGGCCGCGTACATCAGGCCCAGCGACCACTCGGCGTCCAGCTCGTCGGCGAGGAAGGGCAGCACGGCCAGCGGGAAGGCGAAGAACATGGCTGCCAGGTCGATGGCGTACGTACCCAGCAGTTCCTTGCGGCTCCACGCGTACTGGGCGCCCTCCAGGATCGACCGCAGTGACGGCTTCGCGGCCTCGTGGGAGGCGGGCGACGCGGCGAGGCCGACCGCGAGCGCGACCGACACCACGAAGGTCGCCAGGTCCG contains:
- a CDS encoding PhzF family phenazine biosynthesis protein, which produces MTDYDVLRVFCGPRGEYGNELGVVRDGSVLPERDERQAFAAKLGFSETVFVDDPERGVIDIYTPSVRLPFAGYPCVGAAWLLDVPELVTPAGVVGTRLDGEFSWIEARPEWPEPRTLRRYGTAAEVDALEVPPPGEWLYAWAWEDEAAGRIRARGFPGRGDGVHEDEATGAAALQLTAQLGRALNIVQGTGSQLLTAPQPEGWVELGGRVFLER
- a CDS encoding biliverdin-producing heme oxygenase, producing MNSSSTPFSTLIRTASHEQHGQAHDSTFMSELLGGRLGVDAYTRYTEQLWFVYRALEEGGRELVGDPVAGPFLRPELVRVAALERDLAHLRGPEWRESVTALPATEEYTARITECARTWPGGYVAHHYTRYLGDLSGGQVLRSKAEQTWGFARKGDGVRFYVFEDIGNPAAFKRGYRELLDGVLADDLEKQRIIAECKRAFALNIAVFVALGEEFRISA
- the map gene encoding type I methionyl aminopeptidase, whose protein sequence is MSGQSLLVPGELSPTRPVPGNIRRPEYVGKPAPTPYTGGEVQTPETVEAMRVAGQIAARAMAEAAKLIAPGVTTDELDRVAHDYMCDHGAYPSTLGYRGFPKSLCTSVNEVICHGIPDSTVLRDGDIINLDVTAYIGGVHGDNNATYLVGDVDEESRLLVERTRESLDRAIKAVKPGRQINIIGRVIESYAKRFGYGVVRDFTGHGINSSFHSGLIIPHYDSPHATTLIQPGMTFTIEPMLTLGTHEYDMWDDGWTVVTKDRRRTAQFEHTLVVTDSGAEVLTLP
- a CDS encoding MFS transporter, with the translated sequence MTEPDCDAPESAPGRAPSRLRALLPDLAPWRTSADFRRLWVAGLVTNFGSFLTFVALPVQMKDLTGSVVAVGAIGAVELVPLIVFGLYGGALADALDKRKLILWTEVGQGLLSGVLLVNALLPDPLVWPLYAVAALSSSLVAVQRPALDALTPRIVRHEHLPAAAALNSLRWTVGGVAGPAVAGLVVAYAGLGWAYAADLATFVVSVALAVGLAASPASHEAAKPSLRSILEGAQYAWSRKELLGTYAIDLAAMFFAFPLAVLPFLADELDAEWSLGLMYAALPAGALLVSLTSGWTSRVHRHGRMVVLAAAFWGLAMVAAGVVHDVWLVLLFLALGGCFDMVSGIFRAAMWNQTIPDELRGRLAGIELLSYSVGPQLGQVRAGGMAAWIGVRGSVWAGGVLCVAAVGALALCLPKLMTYDVRTNEHAVRLKESREGATTGA